From a single Streptomyces misionensis genomic region:
- a CDS encoding cytochrome P450 has protein sequence MPTAQVPDILSPEFAADPYSAYRQMRDAAPLIWHEPTQSYIVSRYDDVEHVFKDRNGEFTTDNYDWQIEPVHGRTILQLSGREHAVRRALVAPAFRGTDLQEKFLPVIERNSRELIDAFRDSGSADLVNDYATRFPVNVIADMLGLDKADHARFHRWYTSVIAFLGNLSGDPEVAAAGERTRVEFAEYMLPIIRERRDSLGDDLLSTLCTAEVDGVRMSDEDIKAFCSLLLAAGGETTDKAIASIFANLLRHPDQLAAVRADRDLIPRAFAETLRYTPPVHMIMRQSATEVKLSGGTIPAGVTVTCLIGAANRDESRYREPDRFDIFRDDLTATTAFSAAADHLAFALGRHFCVGALLAKAEVEIGVGQLLDAMPDMRLADGFDPVEEGVFTRGPQRLPVRFTPVTAA, from the coding sequence ATGCCCACCGCGCAGGTGCCCGACATCCTCTCGCCCGAATTCGCCGCGGACCCCTACTCGGCGTACCGCCAGATGCGCGATGCCGCGCCCCTCATATGGCACGAACCGACGCAGAGTTACATCGTCTCGCGCTACGACGACGTCGAGCACGTCTTCAAGGACAGGAACGGCGAGTTCACCACCGACAACTACGACTGGCAGATCGAGCCCGTGCACGGCAGGACGATCCTCCAGCTCAGCGGCCGTGAGCACGCCGTGCGCCGCGCCCTCGTCGCCCCCGCCTTCCGCGGCACCGACCTCCAGGAGAAGTTCCTCCCCGTCATCGAGCGCAACTCGCGCGAACTGATCGACGCCTTCCGGGACTCCGGCTCCGCCGACCTGGTCAACGACTACGCCACCCGCTTTCCGGTCAACGTGATCGCCGACATGCTGGGCCTCGACAAGGCGGACCACGCACGCTTCCACCGCTGGTACACGTCCGTCATCGCCTTCCTCGGCAACCTCTCGGGCGACCCCGAGGTGGCCGCGGCGGGCGAGCGGACCCGCGTCGAGTTCGCCGAGTACATGCTGCCGATCATCCGGGAACGCCGCGACAGCCTGGGCGACGACCTGCTGTCCACGCTGTGCACCGCCGAGGTCGACGGTGTGCGGATGAGCGACGAGGACATCAAGGCGTTCTGCAGCCTGCTGCTCGCGGCCGGCGGCGAGACCACCGACAAGGCGATCGCCAGCATCTTCGCGAACCTGCTCCGCCACCCCGACCAGCTCGCGGCCGTCCGCGCGGACCGCGACCTGATCCCGCGGGCCTTCGCCGAGACCCTGCGGTACACCCCGCCCGTCCACATGATCATGCGGCAGTCCGCGACCGAGGTGAAGCTCAGCGGCGGCACCATACCCGCCGGCGTGACCGTCACCTGCCTGATAGGCGCCGCCAACCGGGACGAGAGCCGCTACCGCGAGCCCGACCGCTTCGACATCTTCCGCGACGACCTGACCGCCACCACCGCCTTCTCCGCCGCCGCCGACCACCTCGCCTTCGCGCTCGGCCGGCACTTCTGCGTCGGCGCGCTGCTCGCCAAGGCGGAGGTCGAGATCGGCGTCGGCCAACTGCTGGACGCCATGCCCGACATGCGTCTCGCGGACGGCTTCGACCCGGTCGAGGAAGGCGTCTTCACCCGCGGGCCCCAGCGCCTGCCCGTGCGGTTCACGCCCGTGACGGCCGCCTGA
- a CDS encoding LysR family transcriptional regulator yields the protein MALDLRLLSSFLAVVEEGHFGRAAARLFLSPPAVTQHVRRLEGQVGVRLLDRSGSPVVPTAAGVRLAGHARTLLDAANAALDDLADVTREPEHGRPLRVGIMGHGSAELTPAAINAYRRARPEVRVEIRQLDFTEHVTALVEDRVDVAFVRPSPQDERLVADVLTTEQRIVVVHERSPLADARTSGVRVADLAELPLFRVPGHTPQTFTEYLYFEDRAQRRSSEYAVTPQEVLTGVVTGRAAGSGLRSFARYYAWPGAVFIPVLDAPWDSSYLAVRAGDDNPEVRIFRALAVALAKDLGPAVNSPLHGSG from the coding sequence ATGGCGCTTGACCTGCGGCTGTTGTCCTCGTTTCTGGCGGTCGTCGAGGAAGGGCACTTCGGACGGGCCGCGGCGCGGCTCTTCCTGTCGCCGCCCGCCGTCACCCAGCATGTGCGCCGCCTGGAAGGCCAGGTCGGCGTGCGGCTCCTCGACCGGTCCGGCTCCCCCGTCGTACCGACGGCCGCCGGTGTGCGGCTCGCCGGACACGCGCGCACCCTCCTCGACGCCGCGAACGCCGCCCTCGACGACCTGGCGGACGTCACGCGGGAGCCGGAACACGGGCGCCCGCTGCGGGTGGGCATCATGGGGCACGGTTCGGCGGAGCTGACCCCCGCGGCCATCAACGCCTACCGGCGGGCGCGGCCCGAGGTGCGGGTGGAGATACGGCAACTGGACTTCACGGAGCATGTGACCGCGCTGGTGGAGGACCGGGTGGACGTCGCCTTCGTGCGGCCGAGCCCACAGGACGAGCGGCTCGTGGCGGACGTCCTCACCACCGAGCAGCGGATCGTCGTCGTGCACGAACGGTCCCCGCTGGCCGACGCCCGGACCTCCGGGGTGCGCGTCGCGGACCTCGCCGAGCTGCCGCTGTTCCGTGTCCCCGGGCACACCCCGCAGACGTTCACCGAGTACCTGTACTTCGAGGACCGCGCCCAGCGCCGCAGCTCCGAGTACGCCGTCACCCCCCAGGAGGTGCTGACCGGGGTGGTCACCGGGCGGGCCGCGGGCTCCGGCCTGCGCTCCTTCGCGCGGTACTACGCGTGGCCGGGCGCCGTCTTCATACCCGTCCTCGACGCCCCCTGGGACAGCAGCTACCTCGCGGTGCGCGCCGGTGACGACAATCCGGAGGTGCGGATCTTCCGGGCACTCGCGGTGGCCCTCGCGAAGGACCTGGGCCCCGCCGTCAACTCCCCGCTGCACGGTTCCGGTTGA
- a CDS encoding MFS transporter: protein MTASPVTAPVAAVPATAGAPGARAAWIMLASGWSANQFSALLGAYRGRFGLTESTVTGLFAVYVVGLIPALLIAGPLADRRGRRRVALAALALNVLSTLLLMAGGAWGHTWLLLPGRFLTGVGAGALLAAGSAWIKELSGSPRRAGLFVSAGFATGGLAAALIARWAPWPMVTAYVPHVLLGAAAGWLALAAPETHRPARPLGSAAAHEHTGRRFRRTVLPLAPWVFTAPTIGFVTLPSTLHTGLVLTGLATAVVPGTGLLTARRAPSTPTAGLLVVAAGTATAAVAAATGNEPLALLAAVVLGAGYGLALTYGLTRTAALAPPHRLARWTARFWTVAYLGMFTPYVLTLLGHLTTTPALLAAVALLALAHAGLAAHQPRPRR from the coding sequence ATGACCGCATCCCCTGTCACCGCCCCCGTCGCCGCCGTTCCCGCGACCGCCGGCGCCCCGGGCGCCCGCGCCGCCTGGATCATGCTGGCCTCCGGCTGGAGCGCCAACCAGTTCTCCGCCCTGCTCGGCGCCTACCGAGGCCGCTTCGGCCTCACCGAGTCGACGGTGACCGGCCTGTTCGCGGTTTACGTCGTCGGCCTGATCCCGGCGCTGCTGATCGCGGGCCCGCTCGCGGACCGCAGGGGACGGCGCCGGGTGGCCCTCGCGGCCCTCGCCCTCAACGTCCTGTCCACGCTGCTCCTCATGGCCGGCGGCGCGTGGGGCCACACCTGGCTGCTGCTGCCCGGACGCTTCCTGACCGGGGTCGGCGCGGGCGCGCTGCTGGCCGCGGGCAGCGCCTGGATCAAGGAACTCTCCGGCTCCCCGCGCCGCGCCGGGCTGTTCGTCTCCGCGGGCTTCGCGACGGGCGGCCTCGCGGCGGCGCTCATAGCCCGGTGGGCTCCCTGGCCGATGGTGACGGCGTACGTTCCGCACGTCCTCCTCGGCGCGGCGGCGGGGTGGCTCGCGCTGGCCGCACCGGAGACGCACCGGCCGGCCCGCCCCCTCGGCTCCGCAGCCGCCCACGAACACACCGGCCGCCGCTTCCGGCGTACCGTGCTGCCGCTGGCGCCCTGGGTCTTCACGGCGCCCACCATCGGGTTCGTCACGCTGCCGAGCACCCTGCACACCGGCCTGGTCCTCACGGGCCTCGCGACGGCCGTCGTCCCCGGCACCGGTCTGCTCACCGCACGGCGCGCCCCGTCGACGCCCACCGCGGGCCTCCTGGTCGTGGCGGCCGGCACGGCGACCGCGGCCGTCGCCGCCGCGACCGGGAACGAGCCCCTCGCCCTCCTCGCGGCGGTCGTGCTCGGCGCGGGCTACGGACTGGCCCTCACCTACGGCCTCACCCGGACCGCGGCCCTCGCCCCGCCGCACCGGCTCGCCCGCTGGACGGCCCGGTTCTGGACGGTGGCCTACCTCGGCATGTTCACCCCGTACGTCCTCACGCTCCTCGGCCACCTCACGACGACACCGGCGCTGCTCGCGGCCGTCGCACTGCTGGCCCTCGCCCACGCCGGACTCGCCGCGCACCAGCCACGACCGCGGCGCTGA
- a CDS encoding ROK family protein: MSAHDRTLFAGVDIGGTTTQVVLCDDDLTVLDRAETTTPAARGGQAMVDAALGALAPLLRRVPGRLAGAGVGAAGVVDSAAGRILVASDSFRGWAGFPVTAAVADALGVPAYLDNDVNAFLRGEVSSGAVRGERDVLGIALGTGVGGAVWTDGRLFAGPHGAAGEIGHIPGFGDLGCTCGGRGHLETLASGRSIGARYADRTGRRLTAREVADAAAHGDEDALAVYRAAGAGLARAVVMTAGLVDITTVVIGGGVSRAWHLLEPAVLARLAEEPPVSGHPVRLVRAGLGTDAVPVGAAALARLGTTSDGGARPAVSASVREP; the protein is encoded by the coding sequence GTGAGCGCGCACGACCGGACGCTGTTCGCCGGCGTGGACATCGGCGGGACCACCACCCAGGTGGTGCTCTGCGACGACGACCTCACCGTGCTGGACCGGGCCGAGACGACCACCCCGGCGGCCCGCGGCGGACAGGCCATGGTCGACGCCGCACTGGGCGCGCTGGCGCCGCTGCTGCGCCGCGTCCCCGGCCGGCTGGCCGGCGCCGGCGTCGGCGCGGCCGGGGTGGTGGACTCCGCCGCGGGCCGCATCCTGGTGGCCAGCGACTCCTTCCGCGGCTGGGCGGGCTTCCCGGTCACCGCGGCCGTCGCGGACGCGCTGGGCGTACCGGCGTACCTCGACAACGACGTCAACGCCTTCCTGCGCGGGGAGGTGTCCTCGGGCGCGGTCCGGGGCGAGCGGGACGTGCTCGGCATCGCGCTGGGCACCGGCGTCGGCGGCGCCGTCTGGACGGACGGCCGGCTGTTCGCCGGACCGCACGGCGCGGCCGGGGAGATCGGGCACATCCCCGGCTTCGGCGACCTGGGCTGCACCTGCGGGGGGCGCGGCCATCTGGAGACCCTGGCCTCCGGCCGCTCCATCGGCGCGCGGTACGCCGACCGCACCGGCCGCCGCCTCACCGCGCGGGAGGTCGCCGACGCGGCCGCGCACGGCGACGAGGACGCCCTCGCGGTGTACCGCGCGGCGGGCGCCGGGCTCGCCCGCGCGGTCGTCATGACGGCGGGCCTCGTCGACATCACCACGGTGGTGATCGGCGGCGGCGTCAGCCGCGCCTGGCACCTCCTCGAACCGGCCGTCCTCGCCCGGCTCGCCGAGGAACCCCCGGTCAGCGGTCACCCCGTCCGCCTGGTCCGGGCGGGGCTCGGCACGGACGCCGTACCGGTGGGCGCCGCCGCCCTCGCCCGCCTGGGCACGACGTCTGACGGGGGCGCACGCCCCGCCGTCTCCGCATCGGTGCGCGAGCCCTGA
- a CDS encoding dipeptide ABC transporter ATP-binding protein — translation MTATQARAAATAEPILELDDLGVVFTTESAQVPAVRGVSLHVRPGETLALVGESGSGKSTVALAAMGLLAGNARVTGRAVIDGTDVVAADEAGLAALRGRTVSMVFQEPATALDPLTRIGKQIAEVIRNHREVSAKDAAAEAVDLLRRVGIPEPEKRAAAYPFQLSGGQRQRVVIAMAIANDPALLIADEPTTALDVTVQAEILDLLRRLAAETGTGVLLVTHNMGVVADFADRVAVMYHGEIVETGPVEDVLLRPTHDYTRRLLAAVPRLSVAEAGRPAPAREPAPGGGSDRTAGAPVVELRGISVVFGRGKRAVRALDDVSLTVRPGETLGLVGESGSGKSTAARVALGLIPPTSGTVSLFGADLARTRSRARRALRAGIGVVLQDPVASLDARMTVGECVAEPLRVHRRELSAQDRRDRVLAVLDRVRLPRDVVRRAPGELSGGQRQRVSLARALVLEPRLLVADEPTSALDVSVQESVLEVITELQDELGFACLFVSHDLAVVQHFARRVAVMRAGRIEEQGPTGETLLHPETDYTRRLLAAVPVPDPVVQRGRRAERLATLAAGRTEGEA, via the coding sequence ATGACCGCCACCCAGGCCCGTGCCGCCGCGACGGCCGAGCCGATTCTCGAACTCGACGACCTCGGTGTCGTCTTCACCACCGAGTCCGCCCAGGTGCCCGCCGTACGGGGCGTGTCCCTGCACGTCCGTCCCGGCGAGACCCTCGCTCTGGTCGGCGAGTCGGGCTCCGGCAAGTCCACCGTCGCGCTGGCCGCGATGGGGCTGCTGGCCGGCAACGCCCGGGTCACCGGCCGGGCCGTGATCGACGGCACCGACGTCGTCGCCGCCGACGAGGCCGGGCTCGCCGCGCTGCGCGGCCGGACCGTCTCCATGGTGTTCCAGGAGCCGGCCACCGCGCTCGACCCGCTCACCCGGATCGGCAAGCAGATCGCCGAGGTGATCCGCAACCACCGCGAGGTCTCCGCCAAGGACGCCGCCGCCGAGGCCGTCGACCTGCTGCGCAGGGTCGGCATCCCCGAGCCGGAGAAGCGTGCGGCCGCCTATCCCTTCCAGCTCTCCGGCGGGCAGCGGCAGCGGGTGGTCATCGCCATGGCGATCGCCAACGACCCCGCGCTGCTGATCGCGGACGAGCCGACCACCGCGCTCGACGTCACCGTGCAGGCCGAGATCCTCGACCTGCTGCGCAGGCTCGCCGCCGAGACCGGCACCGGCGTCCTGCTCGTCACCCACAACATGGGCGTGGTCGCGGACTTCGCGGACCGGGTCGCCGTGATGTACCACGGCGAGATCGTGGAGACCGGCCCGGTCGAGGACGTCCTGCTGCGCCCGACGCACGACTACACCCGGCGGCTGCTGGCCGCCGTGCCCCGGCTGTCGGTCGCCGAGGCCGGCCGTCCCGCGCCGGCCCGCGAGCCCGCCCCGGGCGGCGGCTCCGACCGCACGGCCGGTGCGCCCGTCGTCGAACTCCGCGGGATCTCCGTGGTGTTCGGCCGCGGCAAGCGCGCGGTGCGCGCCCTCGACGACGTCTCGCTCACCGTCCGCCCCGGCGAAACCCTGGGCCTGGTGGGCGAGTCGGGCTCCGGCAAGTCCACCGCGGCGCGCGTCGCGCTCGGTCTGATCCCGCCGACGTCCGGCACCGTCTCCCTGTTCGGCGCCGACCTCGCCCGTACCCGCTCCCGCGCCCGCCGGGCGCTGCGCGCCGGCATAGGCGTGGTCCTCCAGGACCCGGTCGCCTCGCTCGACGCCAGGATGACGGTCGGCGAGTGCGTCGCCGAGCCGCTGCGGGTGCACCGCCGTGAGCTGTCCGCGCAGGACCGGCGCGACCGTGTGCTGGCCGTGCTCGACCGGGTGCGGCTGCCCCGCGACGTCGTCCGCCGCGCCCCCGGCGAACTTTCCGGCGGCCAGCGCCAGCGGGTCAGCCTGGCCCGCGCCCTGGTGCTCGAACCCCGGCTGCTGGTCGCCGACGAGCCCACCAGCGCGCTCGACGTGAGCGTGCAGGAGTCCGTGCTGGAGGTCATCACCGAACTCCAGGACGAACTCGGCTTCGCCTGCCTGTTCGTCTCCCACGACCTCGCCGTCGTCCAGCACTTCGCCCGCCGGGTCGCCGTCATGCGGGCCGGGCGGATCGAGGAACAGGGGCCCACCGGCGAGACGCTGCTGCACCCGGAGACCGACTACACCCGCCGGCTGCTGGCCGCCGTCCCGGTGCCCGACCCGGTGGTGCAACGCGGCCGCAGAGCCGAACGCCTGGCCACCCTGGCGGCCGGACGCACGGAGGGCGAGGCGTGA
- a CDS encoding ABC transporter permease has protein sequence MSAVVQPAETSGTAGTPRETSGARLAVRRFLRNRLAVAGLCVVAFFVLFCFVGPLVYSTDQTHTALQQVNLSPSGAHWLGTDAVGHDELGRLMYGGKVSLIVGLAAGVLATVIGTLWGAAAGYAGGWIDAVMMRIVDAGIAIPALFILLVVSAITTPGLGGLILILGLVSWLVPSRLIRAETLTLKNRDYVLTLRAIGGTHARAILRHILPNSVSTIIVATTFQIADAILLVAYVSYLGLGVQPPATDWGGMLSAGLTAAYSGYWWLIVPPGLAIILVVWAFNAIGDGLRDAFDVRGRG, from the coding sequence ATGAGCGCCGTCGTCCAGCCGGCCGAGACGTCCGGCACGGCCGGCACCCCGCGTGAGACCTCGGGCGCCCGGCTCGCCGTCCGGCGCTTCCTGCGCAACCGGCTCGCCGTCGCCGGACTCTGCGTCGTGGCCTTCTTCGTCCTGTTCTGCTTCGTGGGCCCGCTGGTGTACTCCACGGACCAGACCCACACCGCGCTCCAGCAGGTCAACCTCTCCCCCAGCGGCGCCCACTGGCTCGGCACCGACGCCGTCGGCCACGACGAACTGGGCCGGCTCATGTACGGCGGCAAGGTGTCGCTGATCGTCGGTCTCGCCGCGGGCGTCCTGGCCACCGTCATCGGCACCCTGTGGGGCGCGGCCGCGGGCTACGCGGGCGGCTGGATCGACGCGGTGATGATGCGGATCGTGGACGCGGGCATCGCCATCCCCGCCCTGTTCATCCTGCTGGTGGTCTCCGCCATCACCACGCCCGGCCTCGGCGGCCTGATCCTCATCCTCGGCCTGGTGTCGTGGCTGGTGCCGTCCCGGCTGATCCGGGCCGAGACCCTGACCCTGAAGAACCGCGACTACGTGCTGACCTTGCGGGCCATCGGGGGGACGCACGCCCGCGCGATCCTGCGGCACATCCTGCCCAACTCCGTGTCGACCATCATCGTCGCCACGACCTTCCAGATCGCCGACGCCATCCTGCTCGTCGCCTACGTCTCCTACCTGGGCCTCGGCGTGCAGCCGCCGGCCACCGACTGGGGCGGCATGCTCTCGGCGGGACTCACCGCCGCCTACTCCGGCTACTGGTGGCTCATCGTGCCGCCCGGCCTCGCCATCATCCTGGTGGTGTGGGCGTTCAACGCGATCGGAGACGGGCTCCGTGACGCATTCGACGTGAGGGGACGCGGATGA
- a CDS encoding ABC transporter permease, giving the protein MSTPSYLIRRVLQAVAVILIVTIVVFGLLHALPGGPARGILGPQATAQQIARFNHEQGLDKPLPVQYLYYLNQLLHGDLGTSYTLNAPVARLIGERLPKTLVLTVLSAVIGLLLAIPLGMWQAVRRNKPVDYVITTLSFVAYSTPVYFLGLILVLLFSQVLPWFPSQAPQGDTLAQVFSDPRALVLPVVAGAASMVAVFSRYMRAATLENLSEDYVRTARAGGSRSRAILRRHVFRNSLTPVVAMLGYYVPVLFGGALVVEQLFNYPGMGLLFWTAAQASDYPVLLGCVLVIAIATVVGTLLADIVQRIIDPRVKAGRS; this is encoded by the coding sequence ATGAGTACTCCCTCGTACCTGATCAGACGCGTCCTCCAGGCCGTCGCGGTGATCCTCATCGTGACGATCGTGGTCTTCGGTCTGCTGCACGCCCTGCCCGGGGGGCCCGCCCGCGGCATCCTCGGCCCGCAGGCCACGGCGCAGCAGATCGCCCGGTTCAACCATGAACAGGGCCTCGACAAGCCCCTGCCCGTGCAGTACCTCTACTACCTGAACCAGCTGCTGCACGGCGACCTCGGCACCTCCTACACCCTGAACGCGCCGGTCGCCCGGCTCATCGGGGAGCGGCTGCCCAAGACCCTGGTCCTGACCGTGCTGTCGGCCGTCATCGGCCTGCTCCTGGCGATCCCGCTGGGCATGTGGCAGGCCGTGCGGCGCAACAAGCCGGTGGACTACGTCATCACCACGCTGAGCTTCGTCGCCTACTCCACGCCCGTGTACTTCCTCGGGCTGATCCTGGTGCTGCTGTTCAGCCAGGTGCTGCCGTGGTTCCCGTCCCAGGCGCCGCAGGGGGACACGCTCGCCCAGGTGTTCTCCGACCCGCGGGCCCTGGTGCTGCCGGTGGTCGCCGGCGCCGCCTCCATGGTCGCCGTGTTCAGCCGCTACATGCGCGCCGCCACCCTGGAGAACCTCTCCGAGGACTACGTCAGGACGGCGCGGGCCGGCGGTTCCCGCTCCCGCGCCATCCTGCGGCGGCACGTCTTCCGCAACTCCCTGACCCCGGTGGTCGCCATGCTCGGCTACTACGTGCCGGTGCTCTTCGGCGGTGCACTGGTGGTGGAGCAGCTCTTCAACTACCCCGGCATGGGGCTGCTGTTCTGGACCGCCGCGCAGGCCTCGGACTACCCGGTGCTGCTGGGCTGCGTGCTGGTCATCGCCATCGCCACCGTGGTCGGCACGCTGCTGGCCGACATCGTCCAGCGGATCATCGATCCCCGAGTGAAGGCAGGCCGGTCATGA
- a CDS encoding peptide ABC transporter substrate-binding protein, translated as MFLARTATGRRWALVAGAAVTSGALLTGCSGGGTSSSGGNSSDTINYALPANFTPNWILPVGTAAHLNTNNSSISQVLWEPLIAYDGSTGQVGWNKDNSLATAADFGKDSKSVTITLGNRHWSDGKPITSRDVEFWYNLVKANKADWASYSPGKAPDNWTSLKTVDDTHLTITFDKAYNQQWMLADELSMIRVMPQHVWDKTGDSGAVSDLDRTPAGAKRVWTYLNNAAKNISGYATDPLWKTVSGPYTLKSFSTAGKVELTANAKYDGGGKANIKNVNLLPFTTTDAEENALRAGTVDYGYINATDLGQEAAFKSRGYTVKPWAGWAITYMPYNFNNPAMGAVFKQLYARQAIQMSVDQTSLSKVVFNGTAVPTYGPIPQGQASDFVSPRQKDNPYPFDTAKARQLLTSHGWTERNGTMVCDDAGGGSDQCGPGVAKGTRFEMQVLSQSGSTVTDNMMSALQSSFAKTGIKFTIKTAPVNSVLSQAGQCTSGQSGCGWQLSFFGTAGSWYFPAYPSGDALFQTGGGSNFGSYSNPAVDKLITETTTSDSTAAVQKYSAALAEDLPVVWLPEPDYQVSVVRDGLGGFAQDSLANFHPAMWKWTNK; from the coding sequence ATGTTTCTTGCTCGTACGGCGACCGGCCGCCGCTGGGCCCTCGTCGCGGGCGCCGCCGTCACGTCCGGCGCCCTGCTCACCGGTTGTTCCGGGGGCGGAACCTCGTCGTCCGGCGGAAACTCCAGCGACACCATCAACTACGCGCTCCCGGCGAACTTCACGCCGAACTGGATCCTCCCGGTCGGCACGGCCGCGCACCTCAACACCAACAACTCCTCCATATCCCAGGTCCTCTGGGAGCCGCTGATCGCCTACGACGGCTCCACCGGCCAGGTCGGCTGGAACAAGGACAACTCCCTCGCCACCGCCGCGGACTTCGGCAAGGACAGCAAGAGCGTCACGATCACCCTCGGCAACCGGCACTGGAGCGACGGAAAGCCGATCACCTCGCGCGACGTCGAGTTCTGGTACAACCTGGTCAAGGCGAACAAGGCCGACTGGGCAAGCTACAGTCCGGGCAAGGCGCCGGACAACTGGACCTCGCTGAAGACCGTCGACGACACGCACCTCACGATCACGTTCGACAAGGCGTACAACCAACAGTGGATGCTCGCCGACGAGTTGAGCATGATCCGCGTGATGCCGCAGCACGTCTGGGACAAGACCGGCGACTCCGGTGCCGTCTCCGACCTGGACCGCACCCCCGCCGGCGCCAAGCGGGTCTGGACGTACCTCAACAACGCCGCCAAGAACATCTCCGGTTACGCCACCGACCCGCTCTGGAAGACGGTCAGCGGTCCCTACACCCTCAAGTCCTTCTCCACCGCGGGCAAGGTCGAGCTGACCGCCAACGCCAAGTACGACGGCGGCGGCAAGGCCAACATCAAGAACGTCAACCTGCTGCCGTTCACCACGACCGACGCCGAGGAGAACGCGCTGCGGGCCGGCACGGTCGACTACGGCTACATCAACGCCACCGACCTCGGCCAGGAAGCCGCCTTCAAGTCCCGGGGCTACACGGTCAAGCCGTGGGCGGGCTGGGCGATCACCTACATGCCCTACAACTTCAACAACCCGGCCATGGGCGCCGTCTTCAAGCAGCTGTACGCCCGCCAGGCGATCCAGATGTCGGTCGACCAGACCAGCCTCTCCAAGGTGGTCTTCAACGGCACCGCGGTCCCCACCTACGGCCCGATCCCCCAGGGGCAGGCCTCCGACTTCGTCTCCCCGAGGCAGAAGGACAACCCGTACCCGTTCGACACCGCCAAGGCCAGGCAGCTGCTGACCTCGCACGGCTGGACCGAGCGGAACGGCACCATGGTGTGCGACGACGCCGGCGGTGGCAGCGACCAGTGCGGCCCGGGCGTCGCCAAGGGCACCAGGTTCGAGATGCAGGTGCTGTCCCAGTCCGGTTCGACCGTGACCGACAACATGATGAGCGCGCTGCAGTCCTCCTTCGCGAAGACCGGCATCAAGTTCACCATCAAGACCGCCCCGGTCAACTCGGTCCTCTCGCAGGCCGGTCAGTGCACCTCCGGCCAGTCGGGCTGCGGGTGGCAGCTGTCCTTCTTCGGCACCGCGGGCAGCTGGTACTTCCCGGCGTACCCGAGCGGTGACGCGCTCTTCCAGACCGGCGGCGGCTCCAACTTCGGCAGCTACTCCAACCCGGCGGTGGACAAGCTGATCACCGAGACCACCACCTCCGACTCCACCGCCGCGGTCCAGAAGTACAGCGCCGCGCTGGCCGAGGACCTGCCGGTGGTCTGGCTGCCGGAGCCCGACTACCAGGTCTCCGTGGTCAGGGACGGCCTGGGCGGGTTCGCCCAGGACTCGCTCGCCAACTTCCACCCCGCCATGTGGAAGTGGACGAACAAGTGA